Proteins co-encoded in one Pieris napi chromosome 10, ilPieNapi1.2, whole genome shotgun sequence genomic window:
- the LOC125053371 gene encoding protein phosphatase Slingshot isoform X2, whose translation MALVTIRRTPSVQTPKKTDEEEKSSEVIDEDATNRTNKSLNECYFANKGAALVLGSAENGCADRRRSPARVQPQPDIHHHLQSMFYLVRPEETLKMAVKLESAHAGRTRYLVVVCRQDEAALLGIDCNEGTTVGLVLRVLADTSIKLDGDGSALQTLHRASGRARELNHFAGGTSHAWCSYYEGHIDSDRSCLNEWYAMDCIESRRPPSPDSLRHKPRQRDETERVIRCTLKEIMMSVDLDEVTSKAIRGRLEDELDMDLAEYKSFIDQEMLTILGQMDAPTEIFDHVYLGSEWNASNLEELQRNGVRHILNVTREIDNFFPGMFDYLNVRVYDDDKTDLLKHWDNTYKYINKARNEGSKVLVHCKMGISRSASVVIAYAMKAFNWHFDKALKYVKAKRNCIKPNTNFLNQLETYQGILDAMKNKEKLQRSKSETNLKSPKNASKMDSKITDPTPLALAMTGSYTGRPRSWSPDTKLASELLPPTSVSLEHLALSETRHMLMPCASGSYSVSPNQIIRLKEEGVLSVKHIVNEIENAASGDKKEAPRRNQRLNFNNVPDNISGSNIGDQTSKLQSSPLRNVGQKYLQLDDRIHTWDPGEAQWVNNEELGNPSDSDNIVKSDSGIVDIKLKPNDVIYGSVERSLDCDERRAVDEDAPPPSRQSSWSSFDSAAHDLSRHSSWGSYDTRSSRPQVVARDDKRPKEPPDSPAPPKPASDLSIIDEHTEPRRRGAPPRPPVDISENERKFNETCAILKEIASTEAGEGRGRLAATWGGRLSASAPPDTWLRSGPRRRRLAAASHGDLPRDTPAPPPALSGAAGLVSNLKKEFEARSESERPRRSASRGRGGEDVSVRVLVDRYDAPTRARSESGGGGRAARGSFCGAERPPVAPTVLALAPLHYTDLVVSTVLSKAQTKKLAQHGKTHPLTRLNLNRSNARCSNPVYNTM comes from the exons ATGGCATTGGTAACAATTCGTCGTACTCCAAGTGTCCAAACGCCTAAAAAAACG GATGAAGAAGAAAAATCTAGCGAAGTCATTGACGAAGATGCCACAAATCGTACTAATAAAAG CCTCAATGAGTGCTACTTCGCGAACAAGGGCGCGGCACTGGTGCTGGGTAGCGCAGAGAACGGTTGCGCTGACCGGCGGCGATCTCCGGCCCGTGTCCAGCCGCAGCCCGACATACATCACCACCTACAGTCCATGTTTTACTTGGTGCGCCCGGAGGAGACGCTCAAAATg GCGGTGAAATTGGAGAGCGCTCACGCCGGTCGAACGCGCTACCTGGTAGTGGTGTGCCGGCAAGACGAGGCCGCCCTACTGGGCATCGACTGTAATGAGGGCACGACTGTAGGCCTTGTGCTGCGAGTGCTCGCCGATACATCTATCAAATTAGATGGCGATGG GTCAGCACTACAGACTCTGCACAGGGCGAGCGGCAGGGCGCGGGAGTTGAACCATTTTGCGGGCGGGACATCTCACGCATGGTGTTCGTACTATGAAGGCCATATAGACTCGGACCGCTCATGCCTTAATGAATGGTACGCCATGGATTGTATTGAATCACGCCGACCGCCCTCACCTGACTCTCTTCGACATAA ACCTCGACAAAGAGACGAGACAGAGAGAGTAATAAGGTGCACACTAAAAGAAATTATGATGAGCGTAGATTTGGACGAGGTTACAAGTAAAGCGATTCGAGGACGCCTTGAAGACGAGTTAGATATGGATTTAGCTGAATATAAATCTTTCATAGATCAGGAAATGCTCACTATACTTGGACAAATGGATGCCCCCACTGAAATATTTGACCACGTCTACTTGGGATCCGAATGGAATGCCAGCAATCTGGAAGAGTTGCAGAGGAATGG agttcgacatattttaaatgtaacaagAGAAATAGACAATTTTTTCCCTGGCATGTTTGATTACCTAAATGTAAGAGTATATGACGATGATAAGACTGACCTTTTAAAACATTGGgataatacttataaatatattaataaagccaGAAATGAGGGATCAAAAGTTCTCGTTCATTGCAAAATGGGTATCAGCAGATCTGCCTCTGTCGTGATCGCTTATGCCATGAAGGCCTTCAACTGGCATTTCGATAAAGCTCTCAAATATGTGAAAGCGAAAAGAAACTGCATTAAACCGAACACAAATTTCTTGAACCAATTAGAGACATACCAAGGTATTCTCGATgccatgaaaaataaagaaaagttgCAAAGGTCTAAGTCAGAAACAAATCTTAAGTCCCCAAAGAATGCATCGAAAATGGATAGTAAAATAACTGACCCCACGCCTTTAGCTTTGGCTATGACGGGTTCTTATACGGGACGACCGCGATCCTGGTCTCCAGACACTAAACTAGCGTCAGAATTACTTCCTCCGACTTCGGTGTCCCTTGAACACCTCGCTTTATCAGAGACCCGGCATATGTTGATGCCTTGCGCTAGTGGCAGCTACAGTGTCTCTCCGAATCAAATCATTAGACTAAAGGAAGAAGGAGTTCTTTCTGTTAAGCATATCGTTAATGAAATCGAAAATGCCGCATCCGGGGATAAAAAGGAAGCTCCCCGAAGAAATCAGcgattaaattttaacaacgTCCCCGATAACATTTCAGGCAGTAATATCGGGGATCAGACaagtaaactccaatcgtcTCCGTTACGCAACGTAGGACAAAAGTATTTGCAGTTAGATGACAGAATACACACGTGGGATCCGGGGGAAGCGCAGTGGGTGAACAATGAAGAATTAGGGAACCCTAGCGACAGTGACAATATAGTGAAGAGTGATAGTGGTATAGTggacattaaattaaaaccgaACGACGTCATATACGGTTCGGTCGAACGAAGTTTAGACTGTGACGAGAGAAGAGCCGTCGACGAGGACGCGCCGCCGCCGAGTCGACAGAGCTCTTGGAGCTCGTTCGATAGTGCGGCCCACGACCTCTCTCGGCACTCCTCGTGGGGCTCCTACGACACGCGCTCCTCTCGCCCCCAGGTGGTCGCAAGAGATGACAAACGGCCCAAGGAGCCGCCCGATTCGCCCGCGCCGCCGAAGCCCGCCTCCGACCTCAGCATCATCGACGAGCATACGGAGCCGCGCCGGCGTGGGGCTCCGCCCCGCCCGCCCGTCGATATCTCGGAAAACGAACGCAAATTCAACGAAACGTGTGCCATACTAAAGGAGATCGCGTCGACCGAGGCGGGTGAGGGGCGGGGTCGCCTGGCCGCAACATGGGGCGGAAGGCTGTCGGCTTCGGCACCGCCCGACACGTGGCTGCGGTCCGGGCCaagacgccgccgcctcgccgCTGCGTCCCACGGAGACCTGCCGCGTGACACTCCCGCGCCTCCGCCGGCCCTCTCCGGAGCGGCGGGCTTAGTCAGCAACCTGAAGAAGGAATTCGAGGCACGCTCCGAGAGCGAGCGGCCGCGACGGTCGGCGTCGCGGGGCCGCGGCGGAGAGGACGTGTCGGTGCGGGTACTGGTGGACCGTTACGACGCTCCGACCCGCGCTCGCTCGGAGTCCGGCGGCGGTGGTCGGGCAGCTCGCGGCTCGTTCTGCGGCGCCGAGAGGCCACCCGTGGCGCCGACGGTGCTGGCGCTGGCTCCGCTGCACTACACGGACCTTGTGGTGTCGACCGTCCTGTCTAAAGCTCAAACTAAGAAACTGGCGCAGCACGGGAAGACGCACCCGTTGACGAGGCTCAACTTGAATCGATCGAACGCTAGGTGTTCGAATCCTGTGTACAATACTATGTAg
- the LOC125053371 gene encoding protein phosphatase Slingshot isoform X3, whose product MVAFSLNECYFANKGAALVLGSAENGCADRRRSPARVQPQPDIHHHLQSMFYLVRPEETLKMAVKLESAHAGRTRYLVVVCRQDEAALLGIDCNEGTTVGLVLRVLADTSIKLDGDGGFSVCVCNRQHIFKPVSVQAMWSALQTLHRASGRARELNHFAGGTSHAWCSYYEGHIDSDRSCLNEWYAMDCIESRRPPSPDSLRHKPRQRDETERVIRCTLKEIMMSVDLDEVTSKAIRGRLEDELDMDLAEYKSFIDQEMLTILGQMDAPTEIFDHVYLGSEWNASNLEELQRNGVRHILNVTREIDNFFPGMFDYLNVRVYDDDKTDLLKHWDNTYKYINKARNEGSKVLVHCKMGISRSASVVIAYAMKAFNWHFDKALKYVKAKRNCIKPNTNFLNQLETYQGILDAMKNKEKLQRSKSETNLKSPKNASKMDSKITDPTPLALAMTGSYTGRPRSWSPDTKLASELLPPTSVSLEHLALSETRHMLMPCASGSYSVSPNQIIRLKEEGVLSVKHIVNEIENAASGDKKEAPRRNQRLNFNNVPDNISGSNIGDQTSKLQSSPLRNVGQKYLQLDDRIHTWDPGEAQWVNNEELGNPSDSDNIVKSDSGIVDIKLKPNDVIYGSVERSLDCDERRAVDEDAPPPSRQSSWSSFDSAAHDLSRHSSWGSYDTRSSRPQVVARDDKRPKEPPDSPAPPKPASDLSIIDEHTEPRRRGAPPRPPVDISENERKFNETCAILKEIASTEAGEGRGRLAATWGGRLSASAPPDTWLRSGPRRRRLAAASHGDLPRDTPAPPPALSGAAGLVSNLKKEFEARSESERPRRSASRGRGGEDVSVRVLVDRYDAPTRARSESGGGGRAARGSFCGAERPPVAPTVLALAPLHYTDLVVSTVLSKAQTKKLAQHGKTHPLTRLNLNRSNARCSNPVYNTM is encoded by the exons ATGGTTGCATTTAG CCTCAATGAGTGCTACTTCGCGAACAAGGGCGCGGCACTGGTGCTGGGTAGCGCAGAGAACGGTTGCGCTGACCGGCGGCGATCTCCGGCCCGTGTCCAGCCGCAGCCCGACATACATCACCACCTACAGTCCATGTTTTACTTGGTGCGCCCGGAGGAGACGCTCAAAATg GCGGTGAAATTGGAGAGCGCTCACGCCGGTCGAACGCGCTACCTGGTAGTGGTGTGCCGGCAAGACGAGGCCGCCCTACTGGGCATCGACTGTAATGAGGGCACGACTGTAGGCCTTGTGCTGCGAGTGCTCGCCGATACATCTATCAAATTAGATGGCGATGG CGGGtttagtgtgtgtgtgtgcaaTCGACAACATATATTCAAACCGGTGTCTGTTCAAGCCATGTG GTCAGCACTACAGACTCTGCACAGGGCGAGCGGCAGGGCGCGGGAGTTGAACCATTTTGCGGGCGGGACATCTCACGCATGGTGTTCGTACTATGAAGGCCATATAGACTCGGACCGCTCATGCCTTAATGAATGGTACGCCATGGATTGTATTGAATCACGCCGACCGCCCTCACCTGACTCTCTTCGACATAA ACCTCGACAAAGAGACGAGACAGAGAGAGTAATAAGGTGCACACTAAAAGAAATTATGATGAGCGTAGATTTGGACGAGGTTACAAGTAAAGCGATTCGAGGACGCCTTGAAGACGAGTTAGATATGGATTTAGCTGAATATAAATCTTTCATAGATCAGGAAATGCTCACTATACTTGGACAAATGGATGCCCCCACTGAAATATTTGACCACGTCTACTTGGGATCCGAATGGAATGCCAGCAATCTGGAAGAGTTGCAGAGGAATGG agttcgacatattttaaatgtaacaagAGAAATAGACAATTTTTTCCCTGGCATGTTTGATTACCTAAATGTAAGAGTATATGACGATGATAAGACTGACCTTTTAAAACATTGGgataatacttataaatatattaataaagccaGAAATGAGGGATCAAAAGTTCTCGTTCATTGCAAAATGGGTATCAGCAGATCTGCCTCTGTCGTGATCGCTTATGCCATGAAGGCCTTCAACTGGCATTTCGATAAAGCTCTCAAATATGTGAAAGCGAAAAGAAACTGCATTAAACCGAACACAAATTTCTTGAACCAATTAGAGACATACCAAGGTATTCTCGATgccatgaaaaataaagaaaagttgCAAAGGTCTAAGTCAGAAACAAATCTTAAGTCCCCAAAGAATGCATCGAAAATGGATAGTAAAATAACTGACCCCACGCCTTTAGCTTTGGCTATGACGGGTTCTTATACGGGACGACCGCGATCCTGGTCTCCAGACACTAAACTAGCGTCAGAATTACTTCCTCCGACTTCGGTGTCCCTTGAACACCTCGCTTTATCAGAGACCCGGCATATGTTGATGCCTTGCGCTAGTGGCAGCTACAGTGTCTCTCCGAATCAAATCATTAGACTAAAGGAAGAAGGAGTTCTTTCTGTTAAGCATATCGTTAATGAAATCGAAAATGCCGCATCCGGGGATAAAAAGGAAGCTCCCCGAAGAAATCAGcgattaaattttaacaacgTCCCCGATAACATTTCAGGCAGTAATATCGGGGATCAGACaagtaaactccaatcgtcTCCGTTACGCAACGTAGGACAAAAGTATTTGCAGTTAGATGACAGAATACACACGTGGGATCCGGGGGAAGCGCAGTGGGTGAACAATGAAGAATTAGGGAACCCTAGCGACAGTGACAATATAGTGAAGAGTGATAGTGGTATAGTggacattaaattaaaaccgaACGACGTCATATACGGTTCGGTCGAACGAAGTTTAGACTGTGACGAGAGAAGAGCCGTCGACGAGGACGCGCCGCCGCCGAGTCGACAGAGCTCTTGGAGCTCGTTCGATAGTGCGGCCCACGACCTCTCTCGGCACTCCTCGTGGGGCTCCTACGACACGCGCTCCTCTCGCCCCCAGGTGGTCGCAAGAGATGACAAACGGCCCAAGGAGCCGCCCGATTCGCCCGCGCCGCCGAAGCCCGCCTCCGACCTCAGCATCATCGACGAGCATACGGAGCCGCGCCGGCGTGGGGCTCCGCCCCGCCCGCCCGTCGATATCTCGGAAAACGAACGCAAATTCAACGAAACGTGTGCCATACTAAAGGAGATCGCGTCGACCGAGGCGGGTGAGGGGCGGGGTCGCCTGGCCGCAACATGGGGCGGAAGGCTGTCGGCTTCGGCACCGCCCGACACGTGGCTGCGGTCCGGGCCaagacgccgccgcctcgccgCTGCGTCCCACGGAGACCTGCCGCGTGACACTCCCGCGCCTCCGCCGGCCCTCTCCGGAGCGGCGGGCTTAGTCAGCAACCTGAAGAAGGAATTCGAGGCACGCTCCGAGAGCGAGCGGCCGCGACGGTCGGCGTCGCGGGGCCGCGGCGGAGAGGACGTGTCGGTGCGGGTACTGGTGGACCGTTACGACGCTCCGACCCGCGCTCGCTCGGAGTCCGGCGGCGGTGGTCGGGCAGCTCGCGGCTCGTTCTGCGGCGCCGAGAGGCCACCCGTGGCGCCGACGGTGCTGGCGCTGGCTCCGCTGCACTACACGGACCTTGTGGTGTCGACCGTCCTGTCTAAAGCTCAAACTAAGAAACTGGCGCAGCACGGGAAGACGCACCCGTTGACGAGGCTCAACTTGAATCGATCGAACGCTAGGTGTTCGAATCCTGTGTACAATACTATGTAg
- the LOC125053371 gene encoding protein phosphatase Slingshot isoform X1: MALVTIRRTPSVQTPKKTDEEEKSSEVIDEDATNRTNKSLNECYFANKGAALVLGSAENGCADRRRSPARVQPQPDIHHHLQSMFYLVRPEETLKMAVKLESAHAGRTRYLVVVCRQDEAALLGIDCNEGTTVGLVLRVLADTSIKLDGDGGFSVCVCNRQHIFKPVSVQAMWSALQTLHRASGRARELNHFAGGTSHAWCSYYEGHIDSDRSCLNEWYAMDCIESRRPPSPDSLRHKPRQRDETERVIRCTLKEIMMSVDLDEVTSKAIRGRLEDELDMDLAEYKSFIDQEMLTILGQMDAPTEIFDHVYLGSEWNASNLEELQRNGVRHILNVTREIDNFFPGMFDYLNVRVYDDDKTDLLKHWDNTYKYINKARNEGSKVLVHCKMGISRSASVVIAYAMKAFNWHFDKALKYVKAKRNCIKPNTNFLNQLETYQGILDAMKNKEKLQRSKSETNLKSPKNASKMDSKITDPTPLALAMTGSYTGRPRSWSPDTKLASELLPPTSVSLEHLALSETRHMLMPCASGSYSVSPNQIIRLKEEGVLSVKHIVNEIENAASGDKKEAPRRNQRLNFNNVPDNISGSNIGDQTSKLQSSPLRNVGQKYLQLDDRIHTWDPGEAQWVNNEELGNPSDSDNIVKSDSGIVDIKLKPNDVIYGSVERSLDCDERRAVDEDAPPPSRQSSWSSFDSAAHDLSRHSSWGSYDTRSSRPQVVARDDKRPKEPPDSPAPPKPASDLSIIDEHTEPRRRGAPPRPPVDISENERKFNETCAILKEIASTEAGEGRGRLAATWGGRLSASAPPDTWLRSGPRRRRLAAASHGDLPRDTPAPPPALSGAAGLVSNLKKEFEARSESERPRRSASRGRGGEDVSVRVLVDRYDAPTRARSESGGGGRAARGSFCGAERPPVAPTVLALAPLHYTDLVVSTVLSKAQTKKLAQHGKTHPLTRLNLNRSNARCSNPVYNTM; this comes from the exons ATGGCATTGGTAACAATTCGTCGTACTCCAAGTGTCCAAACGCCTAAAAAAACG GATGAAGAAGAAAAATCTAGCGAAGTCATTGACGAAGATGCCACAAATCGTACTAATAAAAG CCTCAATGAGTGCTACTTCGCGAACAAGGGCGCGGCACTGGTGCTGGGTAGCGCAGAGAACGGTTGCGCTGACCGGCGGCGATCTCCGGCCCGTGTCCAGCCGCAGCCCGACATACATCACCACCTACAGTCCATGTTTTACTTGGTGCGCCCGGAGGAGACGCTCAAAATg GCGGTGAAATTGGAGAGCGCTCACGCCGGTCGAACGCGCTACCTGGTAGTGGTGTGCCGGCAAGACGAGGCCGCCCTACTGGGCATCGACTGTAATGAGGGCACGACTGTAGGCCTTGTGCTGCGAGTGCTCGCCGATACATCTATCAAATTAGATGGCGATGG CGGGtttagtgtgtgtgtgtgcaaTCGACAACATATATTCAAACCGGTGTCTGTTCAAGCCATGTG GTCAGCACTACAGACTCTGCACAGGGCGAGCGGCAGGGCGCGGGAGTTGAACCATTTTGCGGGCGGGACATCTCACGCATGGTGTTCGTACTATGAAGGCCATATAGACTCGGACCGCTCATGCCTTAATGAATGGTACGCCATGGATTGTATTGAATCACGCCGACCGCCCTCACCTGACTCTCTTCGACATAA ACCTCGACAAAGAGACGAGACAGAGAGAGTAATAAGGTGCACACTAAAAGAAATTATGATGAGCGTAGATTTGGACGAGGTTACAAGTAAAGCGATTCGAGGACGCCTTGAAGACGAGTTAGATATGGATTTAGCTGAATATAAATCTTTCATAGATCAGGAAATGCTCACTATACTTGGACAAATGGATGCCCCCACTGAAATATTTGACCACGTCTACTTGGGATCCGAATGGAATGCCAGCAATCTGGAAGAGTTGCAGAGGAATGG agttcgacatattttaaatgtaacaagAGAAATAGACAATTTTTTCCCTGGCATGTTTGATTACCTAAATGTAAGAGTATATGACGATGATAAGACTGACCTTTTAAAACATTGGgataatacttataaatatattaataaagccaGAAATGAGGGATCAAAAGTTCTCGTTCATTGCAAAATGGGTATCAGCAGATCTGCCTCTGTCGTGATCGCTTATGCCATGAAGGCCTTCAACTGGCATTTCGATAAAGCTCTCAAATATGTGAAAGCGAAAAGAAACTGCATTAAACCGAACACAAATTTCTTGAACCAATTAGAGACATACCAAGGTATTCTCGATgccatgaaaaataaagaaaagttgCAAAGGTCTAAGTCAGAAACAAATCTTAAGTCCCCAAAGAATGCATCGAAAATGGATAGTAAAATAACTGACCCCACGCCTTTAGCTTTGGCTATGACGGGTTCTTATACGGGACGACCGCGATCCTGGTCTCCAGACACTAAACTAGCGTCAGAATTACTTCCTCCGACTTCGGTGTCCCTTGAACACCTCGCTTTATCAGAGACCCGGCATATGTTGATGCCTTGCGCTAGTGGCAGCTACAGTGTCTCTCCGAATCAAATCATTAGACTAAAGGAAGAAGGAGTTCTTTCTGTTAAGCATATCGTTAATGAAATCGAAAATGCCGCATCCGGGGATAAAAAGGAAGCTCCCCGAAGAAATCAGcgattaaattttaacaacgTCCCCGATAACATTTCAGGCAGTAATATCGGGGATCAGACaagtaaactccaatcgtcTCCGTTACGCAACGTAGGACAAAAGTATTTGCAGTTAGATGACAGAATACACACGTGGGATCCGGGGGAAGCGCAGTGGGTGAACAATGAAGAATTAGGGAACCCTAGCGACAGTGACAATATAGTGAAGAGTGATAGTGGTATAGTggacattaaattaaaaccgaACGACGTCATATACGGTTCGGTCGAACGAAGTTTAGACTGTGACGAGAGAAGAGCCGTCGACGAGGACGCGCCGCCGCCGAGTCGACAGAGCTCTTGGAGCTCGTTCGATAGTGCGGCCCACGACCTCTCTCGGCACTCCTCGTGGGGCTCCTACGACACGCGCTCCTCTCGCCCCCAGGTGGTCGCAAGAGATGACAAACGGCCCAAGGAGCCGCCCGATTCGCCCGCGCCGCCGAAGCCCGCCTCCGACCTCAGCATCATCGACGAGCATACGGAGCCGCGCCGGCGTGGGGCTCCGCCCCGCCCGCCCGTCGATATCTCGGAAAACGAACGCAAATTCAACGAAACGTGTGCCATACTAAAGGAGATCGCGTCGACCGAGGCGGGTGAGGGGCGGGGTCGCCTGGCCGCAACATGGGGCGGAAGGCTGTCGGCTTCGGCACCGCCCGACACGTGGCTGCGGTCCGGGCCaagacgccgccgcctcgccgCTGCGTCCCACGGAGACCTGCCGCGTGACACTCCCGCGCCTCCGCCGGCCCTCTCCGGAGCGGCGGGCTTAGTCAGCAACCTGAAGAAGGAATTCGAGGCACGCTCCGAGAGCGAGCGGCCGCGACGGTCGGCGTCGCGGGGCCGCGGCGGAGAGGACGTGTCGGTGCGGGTACTGGTGGACCGTTACGACGCTCCGACCCGCGCTCGCTCGGAGTCCGGCGGCGGTGGTCGGGCAGCTCGCGGCTCGTTCTGCGGCGCCGAGAGGCCACCCGTGGCGCCGACGGTGCTGGCGCTGGCTCCGCTGCACTACACGGACCTTGTGGTGTCGACCGTCCTGTCTAAAGCTCAAACTAAGAAACTGGCGCAGCACGGGAAGACGCACCCGTTGACGAGGCTCAACTTGAATCGATCGAACGCTAGGTGTTCGAATCCTGTGTACAATACTATGTAg